Proteins encoded within one genomic window of Pigmentiphaga sp. H8:
- a CDS encoding MFS transporter, whose protein sequence is MPSSQETSSPFELMTGRNALRSLALAGGVALHAINVYVVTTIMPTIVHSIGGLAYYAWSTTLFVVASILGSALSYRLIDRMGPRRAYLGALALFCLGSLICATAPAMWWLLAGRTVQGLAGGVLLALSYALIRMVYESRLWPRALAFVSAMWGVATLSGPALGGLFASLGWWRPAFLSLLPVAAALAAIVYRLVPATAPASSSAAAGVPWGKLALLACSVMVVSVGSLSHELAWNAAGVAVGLALVAWMGRLDVKASSRLMPTGAYSTRTVLGACYLTMAMLIIGLTSEIFVPYFLQTLHGQTPLVAGYLTAVMAGGWTLASLMFSGRTGAAVVRLVRGGPVVTTVGLAALAVLVPQGESGDVAFAALCLALAGVGFGIGMCWSHLVTRVFRSAPPGQENLASGAVTTLQLYAIALGSAVAGMVANAAGLADPGGIEGARTAAAWLFGLFALAPALAAWSAPRS, encoded by the coding sequence ATGCCTTCCTCCCAGGAAACGTCTTCTCCCTTCGAACTCATGACCGGCCGCAACGCGCTGCGGTCGCTGGCGCTGGCCGGTGGCGTGGCGCTCCACGCCATCAACGTCTACGTCGTCACCACCATCATGCCCACCATCGTGCACAGCATCGGTGGGCTGGCCTACTACGCCTGGAGCACGACGCTGTTCGTGGTGGCGTCCATCCTGGGTTCGGCCCTGTCCTACCGGCTGATCGACCGGATGGGGCCGCGCCGCGCCTATCTGGGCGCGCTGGCGCTGTTCTGCCTGGGATCGCTGATCTGCGCCACCGCGCCGGCCATGTGGTGGCTGCTTGCCGGGCGGACCGTACAGGGGCTCGCCGGCGGCGTGCTGCTGGCCTTGTCGTACGCGCTGATCAGAATGGTGTACGAATCGCGCCTGTGGCCGCGCGCGCTGGCTTTCGTCTCGGCGATGTGGGGCGTGGCGACGCTGTCGGGGCCGGCCCTGGGCGGGCTGTTCGCCTCGCTGGGGTGGTGGCGGCCGGCCTTCCTGTCGCTGCTGCCGGTGGCCGCCGCGCTGGCGGCCATCGTCTATAGGCTGGTGCCGGCCACCGCGCCCGCTTCGTCGTCGGCGGCGGCGGGCGTGCCCTGGGGCAAGCTGGCGTTGCTGGCGTGCTCGGTGATGGTGGTGTCGGTGGGCAGCCTCTCGCATGAACTGGCCTGGAACGCCGCGGGCGTGGCGGTGGGGCTGGCGCTGGTGGCGTGGATGGGGCGGCTGGACGTGAAGGCCTCGTCGCGGCTGATGCCCACGGGCGCCTATTCGACCCGCACGGTGCTGGGCGCCTGCTACCTGACGATGGCGATGCTGATCATCGGCCTGACCAGCGAGATCTTCGTCCCGTATTTCCTGCAGACCCTGCACGGCCAGACGCCGCTCGTGGCGGGCTACCTGACGGCGGTCATGGCGGGCGGCTGGACGCTGGCCTCGCTGATGTTCTCGGGACGCACCGGCGCGGCCGTCGTGCGCCTGGTCCGTGGCGGGCCCGTGGTGACCACGGTGGGCCTGGCCGCCCTGGCCGTGCTGGTGCCGCAGGGCGAATCGGGCGACGTGGCGTTCGCCGCGCTGTGCCTGGCGCTGGCCGGGGTGGGCTTTGGCATAGGCATGTGCTGGTCGCACCTGGTCACGCGGGTGTTCCGCTCGGCGCCCCCGGGCCAGGAGAATCTGGCGTCGGGCGCAGTGACCACCCTGCAACTCTACGCGATCGCGCTGGGATCGGCCGTGGCCGGCATGGTGGCCAATGCCGCCGGCCTGGCCGACCCGGGTGGCATCGAAGGCGCCCGCACCGCGGCCGCCTGGCTGTTCGGCCTGTTCGCGCTGGCGCCGGCCCTGGCGGCCTGGAGCGCCCCACGCTCGTAG